From one Pseudomonas sp. MYb118 genomic stretch:
- the efeU gene encoding iron uptake transporter permease EfeU, protein MLVPFLIMLREGIEAALIVGIIASYLKQTGRGQWMPAVWIGVFLAAALALLVGGGLELVSAEFPQKQQELFEGVVGLVAVGILSSMVFWMRKVARSIKHSLHESLDHALTGSKHQVTALIAMVFFAVAREGLETVFFLLAVFQQSEGPGAPIGALLGLILAIVIGFLIYSGSMRLNLGAFFRWTGLFILVVAAGILANSVQALHEAGVWNHLQTVLFDFSAALPMDSPLGSVLAGMFGYQEAPTVSTLGAYLIYLVVALVMFFLPGLRSRLRWERACSR, encoded by the coding sequence ATGCTTGTTCCCTTTCTGATCATGTTGCGCGAAGGCATTGAAGCCGCGCTGATCGTTGGCATCATTGCCAGTTACCTCAAGCAGACCGGCCGTGGCCAGTGGATGCCTGCCGTGTGGATCGGCGTATTCCTCGCCGCCGCCCTGGCCTTGCTGGTCGGTGGCGGTCTGGAACTGGTCAGCGCCGAATTCCCGCAGAAACAACAGGAACTGTTCGAGGGCGTGGTCGGTCTGGTGGCCGTCGGCATCCTCAGCTCCATGGTGTTCTGGATGCGCAAAGTCGCGCGTTCGATCAAGCATTCCCTGCATGAATCCCTGGATCACGCGCTGACCGGCTCGAAACACCAAGTCACCGCCCTGATCGCCATGGTGTTTTTCGCCGTCGCCCGCGAAGGGCTGGAAACGGTGTTCTTCCTGCTGGCGGTATTTCAACAGAGCGAAGGCCCGGGCGCGCCCATTGGTGCCCTGCTCGGCCTGATTCTGGCGATCGTCATCGGCTTCCTGATCTACAGCGGCAGCATGCGCCTGAACCTTGGGGCGTTCTTCCGCTGGACCGGCCTGTTCATCCTGGTGGTGGCCGCCGGCATCCTCGCCAACTCGGTGCAGGCCCTGCATGAGGCTGGCGTGTGGAACCACCTGCAAACCGTGCTCTTCGACTTCAGCGCCGCCCTGCCGATGGACAGCCCGCTGGGCTCGGTGCTGGCCGGCATGTTCGGCTACCAGGAAGCGCCGACGGTGAGCACGTTGGGCGCCTATCTGATCTATCTGGTTGTGGCGCTGGTGATGTTTTTCCTCCCCGGCCTCCGCAGTCGCCTCCGGTGGGAGCGAGCCTGCTCGCGATAA
- a CDS encoding molecular chaperone HscC, with amino-acid sequence MIVGIDLGTTNSLVAVWREGAAELVPNALDNLLTPSVVGLDDEGRILVGLAAKERLQTHPHLTAALFKRHMGSAHELQLGHRRFRPEELSSMVLRSLKEDVERRYGEPVTEAVISVPAYFNDAQRKATKIAGELAGLKVERLINEPTAAALAYGLHQRDAASSFLVFDLGGGTFDVSILELFDGVMEVRASAGDNYLGGEDFDDLLVQAFVAAQAGSQDLPPLTEPDIAHRLRREAERVRHALGQSDSATFVLRHGDRQWQQVFTQTQLADLYGPLLARLRTPIETALRDARIRPSELDEVLLVGGTTRMPLIRRMVAGLFGRFPSITLNPDESIALGAAVQAALKARDAALEEVVLTDVCPYTLGIETALNVGESVEVGHYTPIIERNSVVPVSRVKSFRTVHDHQRHVILRVYQGESRWVKENIHLGEMEIDVPMAPAGEIELEVRFTYDNNGLLEAETLVSRTGERRSLVIENNPGVLSPEEIQARLASLAQLKVHPRDQQVNSLLTARLERLYQENLGELRQQLDHMANRFKQVLDSQDDRAIRDLRVQLMRQLDELEQGVWQ; translated from the coding sequence ATGATCGTCGGCATTGATTTGGGGACCACCAACAGCCTGGTTGCGGTGTGGCGCGAAGGCGCCGCCGAACTGGTGCCCAATGCGCTGGACAACCTGCTGACGCCCAGTGTGGTCGGGCTCGACGATGAAGGCCGGATACTGGTCGGGCTGGCCGCCAAGGAACGCTTGCAAACCCACCCGCACCTGACCGCCGCGCTGTTCAAGCGGCACATGGGCAGCGCCCACGAGTTGCAACTGGGCCACCGGCGCTTCCGTCCGGAAGAGTTGTCGTCGATGGTGCTGCGCAGCCTCAAGGAAGATGTCGAACGCCGTTACGGTGAACCGGTTACCGAGGCGGTGATCAGCGTGCCGGCGTACTTCAACGATGCCCAGCGCAAGGCCACCAAGATCGCCGGTGAGCTGGCCGGGCTCAAGGTCGAGCGCCTGATCAACGAACCCACCGCTGCCGCCCTCGCCTACGGCCTGCACCAGCGCGACGCAGCCAGTTCGTTCCTGGTCTTCGACCTCGGCGGCGGCACCTTCGATGTGTCGATCCTCGAGCTGTTCGATGGCGTCATGGAAGTGCGCGCCAGTGCCGGTGACAACTACCTGGGCGGTGAGGATTTCGACGATCTGCTGGTCCAGGCCTTCGTCGCCGCACAGGCCGGCAGCCAGGACCTGCCGCCCCTGACCGAACCCGACATCGCCCATCGCCTGCGCCGCGAAGCCGAGCGCGTTCGCCATGCCCTGGGGCAGTCCGACAGTGCCACCTTCGTGCTGCGCCACGGCGACCGGCAATGGCAGCAGGTGTTTACCCAGACCCAGTTGGCCGACCTCTACGGCCCGCTGCTCGCGCGCCTGCGCACGCCCATCGAAACCGCCCTGCGCGACGCGCGTATTCGCCCCTCGGAACTGGACGAAGTGCTGCTGGTGGGCGGCACCACGCGCATGCCGCTGATTCGGCGGATGGTCGCCGGGCTGTTCGGGCGTTTTCCCTCGATCACCCTCAACCCCGATGAGTCGATTGCCCTCGGTGCCGCCGTGCAGGCCGCGCTCAAGGCGCGCGATGCGGCGCTGGAAGAAGTGGTGCTGACAGATGTCTGCCCCTACACCCTCGGTATCGAAACCGCACTCAATGTCGGCGAAAGCGTGGAAGTCGGCCACTACACGCCGATCATCGAACGCAACAGCGTGGTGCCGGTCAGCCGGGTCAAATCGTTCAGGACCGTGCATGACCATCAGCGCCACGTGATCCTGCGCGTCTACCAGGGGGAAAGCCGCTGGGTGAAGGAAAACATTCACCTGGGTGAAATGGAGATCGACGTCCCCATGGCGCCGGCCGGCGAGATCGAACTCGAAGTGCGCTTCACCTATGACAACAACGGCCTGCTGGAAGCCGAGACCCTGGTGTCGCGCACCGGTGAACGGCGCTCGCTGGTGATCGAGAACAACCCCGGCGTGCTCAGCCCCGAAGAGATCCAGGCGCGCCTGGCTTCCCTGGCGCAACTCAAGGTTCACCCGCGCGACCAGCAGGTCAACAGCCTGCTGACCGCGCGCCTCGAGCGCCTGTACCAGGAAAACCTCGGCGAGCTGCGCCAGCAGCTCGATCACATGGCCAACCGTTTCAAGCAGGTGCTCGACAGCCAGGATGACCGGGCCATCCGCGATTTGCGCGTGCAACTGATGCGCCAGCTCGATGAGCTGGAACAGGGTGTGTGGCAGTGA
- a CDS encoding SDR family NAD(P)-dependent oxidoreductase, whose amino-acid sequence MRIENKVFLVTGGASGLGAATAQMLVAAGAKVMLVDMNAEAVAAQAERLGAQSVVADISNEAAAEAAVQATVKAFGGLNGLVNCAGIVRGEKILGKNGPHALGSFSQVINVNLIGSFNMLRLASQAIAETEPDADGERGVIINTASAAAYDGQIGQAAYAASKGAIVSLTLPAARELARFGIRVMTIAPGIFETPMMAGMTPEVRDSLAAGVPFPPRLGKPDEYAALVRHIIENSMLNGEVIRLDGALRMAAK is encoded by the coding sequence ATGCGGATCGAAAACAAGGTTTTTCTCGTCACCGGCGGCGCTTCCGGCCTCGGTGCGGCCACGGCGCAGATGCTGGTGGCCGCCGGCGCCAAAGTGATGCTGGTGGACATGAACGCCGAGGCCGTCGCGGCCCAGGCCGAACGTCTCGGCGCGCAGAGCGTGGTGGCCGACATCAGTAACGAAGCCGCCGCGGAAGCGGCGGTGCAGGCCACGGTCAAAGCCTTTGGCGGCCTCAATGGGCTGGTCAACTGCGCCGGCATCGTGCGCGGCGAAAAGATCCTCGGCAAGAACGGCCCGCACGCGCTGGGCAGCTTCAGCCAGGTGATCAACGTCAACCTGATCGGCAGCTTCAACATGCTGCGCCTGGCCTCGCAGGCCATCGCTGAAACCGAGCCGGATGCCGATGGCGAGCGCGGCGTGATCATCAACACCGCCTCGGCGGCGGCCTATGACGGCCAGATCGGCCAGGCGGCCTACGCCGCGTCCAAGGGCGCGATTGTCAGTCTGACCTTGCCCGCCGCCCGCGAACTGGCGCGCTTCGGCATCCGTGTGATGACCATCGCCCCGGGCATTTTCGAAACGCCGATGATGGCCGGGATGACCCCGGAAGTGCGCGATTCCCTGGCCGCCGGCGTGCCGTTCCCGCCGCGCCTGGGCAAGCCGGACGAGTACGCCGCGCTGGTGCGGCATATCATTGAAAACAGCATGCTCAACGGCGAGGTGATCCGTCTCGACGGCGCCTTGCGCATGGCCGCCAAGTAA
- a CDS encoding AraC family transcriptional regulator, protein MSQKDSISMQLVREALLQSCAPGAATFEVLTKVGIDPALLDCADARVPATAYARLWRLLARRRDDEFFGMDPRKLKSGSLAFLCRSSMIQPSLAAGLGSALEFLSLMLEHLPAQLVRQQSLAEIVLLEDEQEPRRAFTYFTYWMIVHGVACWLAGRRIPILAIELRCAQPDFCGDYQVMFSENLRFDRPRTRMIFSADCLDLPIKRSSDELKRFLAQAPANILVKYRDPQSLASRIKHDLRQLPAQQWPETEPLAQQLCMSASTLRRRLAEEGQTYQGLKDSVRKELAIVWLAEPSISFAEIATRLGFADTSSFYKAFRKWSGSNPGHYRSLILNEAD, encoded by the coding sequence ATGTCGCAGAAAGACAGCATTTCCATGCAACTGGTGCGCGAAGCGCTGCTGCAAAGCTGCGCGCCGGGGGCTGCCACCTTTGAGGTGTTGACCAAGGTCGGCATCGACCCGGCGTTGCTCGACTGCGCCGACGCCCGCGTCCCGGCCACGGCTTACGCACGTTTGTGGCGGCTGCTGGCGCGGCGGCGCGATGATGAATTTTTCGGCATGGACCCGCGCAAGCTCAAATCGGGGAGCCTGGCGTTCCTGTGTCGCAGTTCGATGATCCAGCCAAGCCTGGCGGCAGGCCTGGGCTCGGCCCTGGAATTTTTGTCGTTGATGCTCGAACACCTGCCGGCGCAACTGGTGCGCCAGCAAAGCCTGGCGGAGATCGTCCTGCTTGAAGACGAGCAGGAACCGCGTCGCGCCTTCACCTATTTCACCTACTGGATGATCGTGCACGGCGTGGCCTGCTGGCTGGCCGGGCGACGCATTCCCATCCTCGCCATCGAACTGCGCTGCGCGCAGCCGGATTTCTGCGGTGACTACCAGGTGATGTTCTCGGAAAACCTGCGCTTCGACCGGCCCCGCACGCGGATGATCTTCTCGGCCGACTGCCTGGACCTGCCGATCAAGCGCAGCAGCGATGAACTCAAGCGCTTCCTCGCCCAGGCGCCGGCGAACATCCTGGTCAAGTACCGCGACCCGCAGAGCCTGGCCAGCCGCATCAAGCACGACCTGCGGCAACTGCCCGCGCAGCAGTGGCCGGAAACCGAGCCGCTGGCCCAGCAACTGTGCATGTCGGCCTCGACCCTGCGCCGGCGCCTGGCGGAAGAAGGGCAGACCTATCAGGGGCTCAAGGACAGCGTGCGCAAGGAACTGGCGATTGTCTGGCTGGCGGAACCGAGCATCAGCTTCGCCGAGATCGCCACCCGGCTGGGGTTTGCCGACACCAGTTCGTTCTACAAGGCGTTTCGCAAGTGGTCGGGGTCCAACCCGGGGCATTACCGGAGTTTGATTTTGAATGAGGCGGATTGA
- a CDS encoding acetyl-CoA C-acyltransferase — protein MNNDPIVIVSAVRTPMGGFQGELKSLTAPQLGAAAIRAAVERAGVATDSVDEVLMGCVLPAGLGQAPARQAALGAGLDKSTRCTTLNKMCGSGMEAAILAHDMLLAGSAEVVIAGGMESMSNAPYLLDRARSGYRMGHGRVLDSMFLDGLEDAYDKGRLMGTFAEDCAETNGFTRQAQDEFAIASTTRAQQAIKDGSFKDEIVPLTVTFGKEQVLISNDEQPPKAKLDKITSLKPAFREGGTVTAANSSSISDGAAALVLMRRSEADKRGLKALAVIHGHAAFADTPGLFPVAPIGAIKKLLKKTGWSLNEVDLVEINEAFAVVGMAAMTHLEIPHEKLNVHGGACALGHPIGASGARILVTLLSALRQKGLKRGVAAICIGGGEATAMAVECLA, from the coding sequence ATGAACAACGACCCAATCGTTATCGTCAGCGCCGTGCGCACCCCGATGGGCGGCTTCCAGGGCGAACTCAAGAGCCTGACCGCGCCGCAACTGGGCGCTGCGGCGATTCGCGCGGCGGTCGAGCGCGCCGGCGTCGCCACCGATAGCGTCGACGAAGTGCTGATGGGCTGCGTACTGCCGGCCGGTCTCGGCCAGGCGCCGGCCCGCCAGGCGGCGTTGGGCGCCGGTCTGGATAAATCGACCCGCTGCACCACCCTGAACAAGATGTGCGGTTCCGGCATGGAAGCGGCGATCCTGGCCCACGACATGCTGCTGGCCGGCAGTGCCGAGGTGGTGATCGCTGGCGGCATGGAAAGCATGTCCAACGCGCCGTACTTGCTGGACCGCGCCCGCAGCGGTTATCGCATGGGCCATGGCCGCGTGCTCGACTCGATGTTCCTCGATGGCCTGGAAGACGCCTACGACAAGGGCCGCCTGATGGGCACCTTCGCCGAGGACTGCGCCGAAACCAACGGCTTCACCCGCCAGGCCCAGGATGAATTCGCCATCGCCTCGACCACCCGCGCGCAGCAGGCGATCAAGGACGGCAGTTTCAAAGACGAAATCGTCCCGCTGACCGTGACGTTCGGCAAGGAGCAGGTGCTGATCAGCAACGACGAACAGCCGCCGAAGGCCAAGCTGGACAAGATCACTTCGCTCAAACCGGCGTTCCGTGAGGGCGGCACCGTGACGGCAGCCAACTCCAGTTCGATTTCCGACGGTGCCGCCGCGCTGGTGTTGATGCGCCGCAGCGAAGCGGACAAGCGCGGCCTCAAGGCCCTGGCGGTGATCCACGGCCACGCGGCTTTCGCTGACACTCCGGGGTTGTTCCCGGTGGCACCGATTGGCGCGATCAAGAAGCTGCTGAAGAAAACCGGCTGGTCGCTGAATGAAGTGGACCTGGTGGAAATCAACGAAGCCTTCGCCGTGGTCGGCATGGCGGCGATGACCCACCTGGAAATCCCCCACGAAAAACTCAACGTACACGGCGGCGCCTGCGCCCTCGGCCACCCGATCGGCGCCTCCGGCGCGCGCATTCTCGTGACCCTGCTCTCGGCCCTGCGCCAGAAAGGCCTGAAGCGCGGCGTCGCGGCGATCTGCATCGGTGGCGGCGAAGCGACGGCGATGGCGGTGGAATGCCTCGCCTGA
- a CDS encoding AMP-binding protein: MRDYLSATSQFNYQHTVDAALAGDLTALNACVECCDRHALPGRIALFWEGRDGSSATYTFSELQEQAARFANFLLAQGVGKGDKVAGLLPRNIELLITVFATWRVGAVYQPLFTAFGPKAIEHRLGCSGAKVVVTDAVNRPKLAEVADCPTIVSVGGPKGQGIVRGDFSFWAELANYSAECAPVMLTGEDPFLLMFTSGTTGPSKALSVPLKAIVAFQSYTRDAVDLRPEDAFWNVADPGWAYGIYFGVTGPMGMGHPITFYDGPFTLESTCRVINKYGITNLTGSPTAYRLLIAGGNEFARSIKGKLRIVSSAGEPLNPEVIRWFADNLGVVIHDHYGQTELGMVLCNHHGLEHPIHLGAAGFASPGHRIVVLDDNHQELGVGQPGILAIDRSQSPMCWFAGYEGAPTKAFVGNYYLSGDTVEWNPDGSISFVGRSDDVITTSGYRVGPFDVESALIEHPAVVEAAVVGKPDPERTELVKAFVVLSAQYRAAPELAEELRQHVRKRLAAHAYPREIEFVSELPKTPSGKLQRFILRNQEIAKAQEAAAKNVSA, translated from the coding sequence ATGCGCGATTACTTGTCTGCCACCTCACAGTTCAATTATCAGCACACCGTCGACGCCGCACTGGCGGGTGACCTGACGGCCCTCAACGCCTGTGTCGAGTGTTGCGACCGGCATGCGTTGCCCGGGCGCATCGCCTTGTTCTGGGAGGGTCGCGACGGATCCAGCGCGACGTACACCTTCAGCGAGTTGCAGGAGCAGGCCGCGCGTTTCGCCAATTTCCTCCTGGCCCAGGGTGTGGGCAAGGGCGACAAGGTCGCCGGCCTGCTGCCGCGCAATATCGAGCTGTTGATCACCGTCTTCGCCACCTGGCGCGTCGGCGCGGTGTATCAGCCGCTGTTCACCGCATTCGGGCCCAAGGCCATCGAGCACCGCCTGGGCTGCTCCGGCGCCAAGGTCGTGGTCACCGATGCCGTCAACCGGCCGAAACTCGCCGAAGTCGCCGATTGCCCGACCATCGTCAGTGTCGGCGGCCCGAAAGGCCAGGGCATCGTGCGCGGCGATTTCAGTTTCTGGGCCGAACTGGCCAATTATTCCGCGGAATGCGCGCCGGTCATGCTGACGGGCGAAGACCCGTTCCTGCTGATGTTCACTTCGGGCACCACCGGGCCGTCGAAGGCGCTGTCGGTGCCACTCAAGGCGATTGTCGCGTTCCAGAGCTACACCCGTGACGCCGTCGACCTGCGCCCTGAGGACGCGTTCTGGAACGTCGCCGATCCGGGCTGGGCCTACGGCATCTATTTCGGCGTCACCGGCCCCATGGGCATGGGCCACCCGATCACCTTCTACGATGGCCCCTTCACCCTGGAAAGCACCTGCCGGGTGATCAACAAATATGGCATCACCAACCTCACCGGGTCGCCGACCGCCTACCGGCTGCTGATCGCCGGGGGCAACGAGTTCGCCAGGTCGATCAAGGGCAAGCTGCGCATCGTCAGCAGCGCTGGCGAGCCGCTCAACCCGGAAGTGATCCGCTGGTTTGCCGACAACCTCGGCGTGGTCATTCACGACCACTACGGCCAGACCGAACTGGGCATGGTCCTGTGCAACCACCATGGCCTGGAACACCCGATCCACCTGGGCGCCGCCGGGTTTGCCTCGCCGGGCCACCGCATCGTGGTGCTGGACGACAATCACCAGGAACTGGGCGTCGGCCAGCCCGGCATCCTCGCCATCGACCGCAGCCAGTCGCCGATGTGCTGGTTCGCCGGTTACGAAGGCGCGCCGACCAAGGCCTTCGTCGGCAACTACTACCTGAGCGGCGACACCGTGGAATGGAACCCGGACGGCAGCATCAGCTTCGTCGGACGCAGCGATGACGTGATCACCACCTCGGGCTATCGCGTTGGCCCGTTCGACGTCGAGAGCGCCTTGATCGAGCACCCGGCCGTGGTCGAGGCGGCGGTGGTCGGCAAGCCGGACCCGGAGCGCACCGAACTGGTCAAAGCCTTTGTGGTGCTCAGCGCGCAGTACCGCGCCGCGCCGGAGTTGGCCGAAGAACTGCGCCAGCACGTGCGCAAGCGCCTGGCTGCGCATGCGTACCCCCGTGAAATCGAATTTGTCAGCGAGTTGCCGAAAACCCCAAGCGGCAAATTGCAGCGCTTTATCTTGCGCAACCAGGAAATCGCCAAGGCTCAAGAGGCCGCGGCGAAGAACGTTTCAGCTTGA
- a CDS encoding J domain-containing protein yields MSCWTILGLEADADARSIKRQYAALLKVHRPDEDPSAFQRLREAYEQAMEWSRRAPVMASEPDVEAHGTLETEFDATPAGPNAAQLRAAQLLEDLTPEQLDQRLAQARVSHCTREFEEQLLMLCLQPRDDAMSLADWGMQQFNWLTMWQRQDLPAHALDLLDQAYGQAVKQRLREQLDAGLEDAFIASFLALKRADWLQPFDRHEWFNTTLAQVLVESPFWSSQVFETLCEQQHWKPQKGLPGRCPQPYWSMLEERHPYQAFLDEQRQLARVDDHDPKSRAAKLFFTPMTADERAAFARRFFAQDWNECRFLSERARRVHPQLCRELPDADPYFWKALMPTWPTWQVYVAFIAAALAWAAGSDGGKAGTVFEVYARAIPSAIMLTIIGAFVLALCRRVADRLWPLDVRLSRSLTHQLSFRKPAPLLLRDFVPCWLMAGFTAITCGAAALAAYAATLVALSALSRLRWPSTWRVSLPRPRLPKLSSAKSIVSMVLVIGLTVLFYVVARSQLMGPDQGLQPMATRACSGTLDSRVQCRPPATAQHWYGASSAAKVRP; encoded by the coding sequence GTGAGTTGCTGGACCATCCTGGGGCTGGAAGCCGACGCCGATGCGCGCAGCATCAAACGCCAGTACGCCGCGCTGCTCAAGGTGCATCGTCCAGATGAAGATCCGAGCGCTTTTCAACGACTGCGCGAAGCCTACGAGCAGGCGATGGAGTGGAGTCGTCGCGCGCCGGTGATGGCCAGCGAGCCGGACGTTGAGGCGCATGGCACCCTGGAGACCGAGTTTGACGCCACGCCCGCCGGCCCGAATGCCGCGCAGCTGCGGGCGGCGCAGTTGCTGGAAGACCTGACGCCCGAGCAACTCGACCAGCGTCTGGCCCAGGCGCGCGTCTCCCATTGCACGAGGGAGTTCGAAGAACAGCTGCTGATGCTATGCCTGCAGCCACGAGATGACGCCATGTCGCTCGCCGACTGGGGCATGCAGCAGTTCAACTGGCTGACGATGTGGCAGCGCCAGGACCTGCCCGCCCACGCCCTCGACTTGCTGGATCAAGCTTACGGGCAGGCGGTGAAGCAACGTCTGCGCGAGCAGTTGGACGCAGGCCTGGAGGACGCTTTCATTGCGAGCTTCCTGGCGCTCAAGCGTGCCGACTGGTTGCAACCCTTCGACCGGCACGAGTGGTTCAATACCACGCTGGCCCAGGTGCTGGTGGAGTCGCCGTTCTGGTCTTCGCAAGTGTTCGAAACCCTGTGCGAGCAGCAACATTGGAAACCGCAAAAAGGCCTGCCCGGACGTTGCCCGCAACCTTATTGGTCGATGCTGGAGGAACGCCACCCTTATCAGGCCTTTCTCGACGAGCAGCGACAACTTGCCCGCGTGGATGATCACGACCCGAAAAGCCGGGCGGCGAAACTGTTTTTCACGCCGATGACCGCTGACGAGCGCGCTGCGTTCGCCCGGCGCTTTTTTGCCCAGGACTGGAACGAGTGCCGCTTCCTCAGCGAGCGGGCCCGACGCGTGCACCCACAACTGTGTCGGGAGTTGCCTGACGCAGATCCGTACTTCTGGAAGGCACTGATGCCGACCTGGCCAACCTGGCAGGTCTACGTGGCGTTTATCGCCGCCGCGCTGGCCTGGGCCGCAGGCAGTGACGGTGGCAAGGCCGGCACGGTGTTCGAGGTTTACGCGCGAGCGATTCCCAGCGCCATCATGCTGACGATCATTGGCGCCTTCGTGCTGGCCTTGTGTCGTCGGGTAGCCGATCGACTCTGGCCGCTGGATGTACGCCTGAGCCGGTCGTTGACCCATCAGCTCAGTTTCAGAAAGCCGGCGCCCCTGTTGTTGAGGGATTTTGTTCCTTGCTGGCTCATGGCTGGGTTCACCGCAATCACGTGCGGCGCCGCCGCCCTGGCTGCCTATGCCGCGACACTGGTGGCGTTGAGTGCCCTGAGCCGCCTGCGATGGCCCTCGACCTGGCGTGTCTCGCTGCCCAGACCGCGGTTGCCGAAACTGTCGTCGGCCAAGTCGATTGTGTCGATGGTGCTGGTCATCGGCCTGACCGTACTGTTTTATGTGGTTGCCCGCAGCCAGTTGATGGGGCCTGACCAGGGCTTGCAGCCGATGGCCACCCGCGCTTGCAGCGGCACGCTGGACAGTCGCGTGCAATGCCGCCCGCCCGCCACGGCGCAACACTGGTATGGCGCGTCGAGCGCGGCGAAGGTGCGCCCATGA